From Pedobacter sp. MC2016-14:
CTACGCGGATTTACAGGTTCAAATTCCAGGGCACCCATACCGCGGTTTCCAACAAAGCTCAACATTTCTACCGGATGCAGGCTATCACGTTCACGGCCGTTACGTACCAGCCATTCATTAATCAACGCATTCCCATATCTATCTGGCAGCGCGTCTGCTAATAGACCCGGCAAACCTTTAAAAGTAGATGTTCTGGAAAGTTCAGGGAAATTATAAATCATGTTTTGCTCCAGCGGCATTACAATAGGGGCAATGTCCAGTCCTGTTCTCAAAAAATCCGGATCATATTCAAAGCTGGCCAATTCCCTTTCGGCATCCCAAAACACAGCCCCAACTCTTTTGTCCCATAAATTTACAAAAGCTGTAGTCATTACCAGTCAGATTTAGGTTTGTCTTTTGCTGTATTGGTTTTATGCCTTACGCGAAGGTTGTATTTTTGTTCAGCTTCAGCAAGCATTAGCGGACTTACCTGAGCAACAGGTTCCAGCTGCTGAAAAAAATGGAGTTGTTTCAAAGCCCTTAAAATCTGAATGAGGGAAAGCAAATTTACTGGCTGTCCTTTTTCCAGTTGCACCAATGTGCCCCTGTTTATTCCTGCAGCTTCAGCAAGTTCTTGCTGCGTTTTATGCTGTGCTATCCTTGTAGATTTTACAAATTCGCCAATACGCTGCAGGTAAAAACCATCACTTTTTGCATAAGTAGAAATGTCTGCTTTTTCCATCTTTAAGTGTTATATTTAGACTTAATGTTCAATAACACCAACAAATATACTAGAAATAACTTAAAATACAAAAAAGATGGAATTATCCAACATTAAGTGGTTAAAATGCATTTAATGATGATATATTTCAACATTTTTATTGAATGAGTTGTAGCTTCTCATACAATTCATTAGGATTAAAGGGCTTGCTCACAAAATCGGTCATTCCAACCTCTATAATGCTTGCTTGAACATCCGAAGACACCGAGGCGGTTAAAGCAATAATTGGTATAGTAGCCTTTCCCGGTACAGTCATGGTCCTAATTTTTGTAGTCGCCTCGTAACCATTCATCACAGGCATCTGCAAATCCATTAAAATAATATCATAATCATTTACCTCCACCAGCTTAACGGCTTCTTCGCCATTTTCTGCAATATCCAGTTGGATGTTCCATTTAGAGAAAAGCTTTTTCATCAGCAAGCTATTCATTGCATTATCTTCAGCCATTAATACCTTTAAATCAGAAACAGGACGGGCGCTATTATTAAAATTAAAAGCTACGACTTCTTCCTTCTTTTTATCACTAACTGCATAGGTAATGTCAAAGGAGAATACCGCACCTGCACCCAGCTCACTCTCAATGTCAATATTGGTATTGTGCAGTGTCAATAAATGTTTTACAATGGAAAGCCCCAGCCCGGTGCCTCCAAAATTCCTTGTCGTATTTACATCAGCTTGCGTAAAAGGCTCAAAAATTAGTTTTTGTTGCTCAGGGCTAATTCCCAGGCCAGTATCCTTAACCATAAATCTTAAGGAGATCAGGTTATCAACCCTGTGCATCAGCTTAATCTCGAAACTTACGCCGCCTTTTTTAGTGAATTTAATTGCATTACCAACAAGGTTATAAATAATCTGCGATATCCTTGTTGGATCACCAATCAATTCCAATTCTGCAATTTCCGGATCAATATCAGTAGTACAATACAGATTTTTTTCATTGGCCTTAATCCTCAAACCAGCACATACATTTTCTGCAAGTTCTTTAAGGTTAAAAGGAATGGCCTCCAGGCTAACACTGCCCATGCCCATTTTACTAAAATCAAGAATGTCGTTAATCAACGACAGTAAACTTTCGGCAGAAAACTTTAAAATATCCAGGTTTTCCTTTTGTTCCTTATCGCGGTTGTCATCTATAAGCAGGCTGGCCATACCAATCACCGCATTTAAAGGCGTTCTTAGTTCATGAGACATACTGGAAAAGAACAGTGTATTGGCTGCATTGGCCTGCTCAAGCTCTTCATTTAGTTTTTTGGATTCTGCAATGGTGTTATAAAGGATGTTCCGGTAATAAAAATGGGCTACCAGGATAATCAAAAAATTTAGTACAATGATAAAAGAAGAGGCAAACATAGGAATCTGTGGTACACCTACAAATAACTCCGAATTGCTGCCTGTTGAAACTGCGTTTACAATTGGAATGATAGCCAAAATGCAGTAAAAATAACCCCAGCGACGAGGCAAGCCATAAAAGCTCCACATAATAATCATAAAAACATTCTGAATAGTTACCACATTTAAAGCGGTATGATCAATCACAATCACTTTCCAGATCCCCAGTATAGTACTCGTAATGGTAAAAAATATCAGCGCCTGCAAATAGGCGGGCTTCCATGTCAGTAATTTCAGTATAATAACCGTAACCGCAATCCCTATAATTGCCCGCTTTACCTGGGTAACGTCACCATAAAACACATATCCAGAAAATAGCGCGCCAACTTTCGGGAAATTTAGCAGAAACAGGTAATAGAAAACGGTAATCTTTGCTTTTGTTATGGGGTCATCAACAGTATTTAGCGTCTTTTTTAAAGACCAGTTAGAGAAATTAAGCGTATCTTGCATAGTGGCGCAAATATATGATTTTAAAGCGAATAGCTCTAAGTAGTTGGTTTGTTTCAATCGTAATGGGTGTAGAAATAGGATCACAGAAGGTAAGATCAACATCTTTCAACAAGTCTCTTACGATCCGTTTATACACGATCATTACCCTTCCAAAGCATTAAGGACCGCAATCATTGACCGCCGAATGTATTACAACAAAGGTAATGGCGATCTAAAACGGGTAAACTACGCCAGTTTAAAATTAGACATGGCAGACAGACCAGAAAGCATAGGCCTGTTAAAAAGTTACCGCAAATCTACCAATACCAGTAAAGCATTATATGTTTTTAGGAGCAGCAGGTGGCCTGTTTTTAGGCGGCTATCTTGTCAATCAATCCGGAAACAAAAAGCTGGAGAGGGCCATAGACGCTTATAACCGTTAATTTTATTTATAAGGCTTGCCATGCTTTGGCAAGCCTTATAAATAAAATTCCAAATCAGCAGCGCTTAAATTCTGGATTTTTGGTAAAGGCCTTATAATTTGTTTAGGCTTATTTGTTGTTATAGCCTTGCCCGGGCCCAATGGCTCTGTTTTTAAAAATCGTTTTCCAGTTACCAGGTCAAATATCTTTTCAGTTGTTGAGTTTTTACCATCATATTTAATCTGCCAGGCATAAATCAACTCAAAATTCCCGTTCTGGTACCTAAACGTATGCATGGCATTTCCATCCTTCCTGTCAGATAGCATCTGCAAATTTCCATCCTCAATATTAAAATCTGGAATCTGAAAGCCATTGTGTTTCCCCTTTTTATCAGTAGGATATTGCGCTTCAATGAGCTGGGTAGACGAAAGTATCGATTTGAATTTACCTCCCGGCTGGCCAAAAAATATCTGTAGCTTTAAAGGTACCGTAACATGACTGGTGTCCATCATCACAATAACTTTATCTGGTAATCCATCCCGGTTCAGGTCGCCGTATTCATCTCTTATAGGCACATTAAAGTTAGTCCTTACTGCTTTTTTATGTTTAGATGCAGTAGTTTGCGCATGGATAACAGTTGCGAATACAAGAAGGCCGAGTGTTAATAATTGTTTTTTCATCCTCATGATAAGGATAAAACCATGTCAATTGTTTAAAATGTTTAATGCTCCTATATTGTTCATACCGATGCCAACGGCAGGTCTCACGCCGTCCTTTCGATATGAAGGCCGATTGAGAAATCGTTAGTATAAGTCAAACGCCCTCGCATACATGCAAAGCTGAAAGTAAGACTGGGTTTTAAGTTTCTTTTTAATATTTTTTCTATGTGTATCAACAGTTCCAATAGAGATAAACAACTCATCGGCAGTGTCCGCAGAAGATTTACCTAAAGCCATAAACTTCAGGATTTCCCTTTCCCGCATACTCAATAAAGCGAACGTCTGGTAATTATTTCGCAGAAAATTATTCTCCTCTAGTAAGCGGGAAGCTTTAACAGTCATGTGGTGCATGGCATCAATTGGAATAGAAGAAGCAATAGCGTATATAGGTACATTGTGCTCATCTTTTAGCAGGATTTTTACACTGCTCATATGCCAGGTTAAATCCGGACTGCCATTTAACCTCACCTGTTCAAAGTAAGTAATCACTTCATCT
This genomic window contains:
- a CDS encoding helix-turn-helix domain-containing protein, translating into MEKADISTYAKSDGFYLQRIGEFVKSTRIAQHKTQQELAEAAGINRGTLVQLEKGQPVNLLSLIQILRALKQLHFFQQLEPVAQVSPLMLAEAEQKYNLRVRHKTNTAKDKPKSDW
- a CDS encoding PAS and helix-turn-helix domain-containing protein, whose product is MKGKSLNDRLLECIEGIEKVAAHMPNTLTIHDLINGTVVWISERGLKALGISANQIVGRHIKEFHHLYFNPKDAEDYVPKIVALLERNDEDEVITYFEQVRLNGSPDLTWHMSSVKILLKDEHNVPIYAIASSIPIDAMHHMTVKASRLLEENNFLRNNYQTFALLSMREREILKFMALGKSSADTADELFISIGTVDTHRKNIKKKLKTQSYFQLCMYARAFDLY
- a CDS encoding response regulator codes for the protein MQDTLNFSNWSLKKTLNTVDDPITKAKITVFYYLFLLNFPKVGALFSGYVFYGDVTQVKRAIIGIAVTVIILKLLTWKPAYLQALIFFTITSTILGIWKVIVIDHTALNVVTIQNVFMIIMWSFYGLPRRWGYFYCILAIIPIVNAVSTGSNSELFVGVPQIPMFASSFIIVLNFLIILVAHFYYRNILYNTIAESKKLNEELEQANAANTLFFSSMSHELRTPLNAVIGMASLLIDDNRDKEQKENLDILKFSAESLLSLINDILDFSKMGMGSVSLEAIPFNLKELAENVCAGLRIKANEKNLYCTTDIDPEIAELELIGDPTRISQIIYNLVGNAIKFTKKGGVSFEIKLMHRVDNLISLRFMVKDTGLGISPEQQKLIFEPFTQADVNTTRNFGGTGLGLSIVKHLLTLHNTNIDIESELGAGAVFSFDITYAVSDKKKEEVVAFNFNNSARPVSDLKVLMAEDNAMNSLLMKKLFSKWNIQLDIAENGEEAVKLVEVNDYDIILMDLQMPVMNGYEATTKIRTMTVPGKATIPIIALTASVSSDVQASIIEVGMTDFVSKPFNPNELYEKLQLIQ